In Sphingobacteriaceae bacterium, the following proteins share a genomic window:
- a CDS encoding GxxExxY protein, whose product MIITQKYINEISYEIVGGAIEAHKHVGPGLLESVYHSCLAEELESSGLIVESQVKVPVSYKGKDIGGLLRLDMLVNNLVVVELKAVDVMISLYKAQLLSYLKLAGMPKGLLINFHCENITKHLVPLVTEDFALLPKD is encoded by the coding sequence ATGATCATTACTCAGAAATATATTAATGAGATCTCATATGAAATTGTTGGGGGAGCGATTGAGGCGCATAAACATGTTGGACCTGGACTGTTAGAGTCGGTATATCATTCATGTTTGGCCGAAGAATTGGAAAGCAGCGGTTTGATAGTTGAATCGCAGGTAAAAGTTCCTGTGAGTTATAAAGGAAAAGATATTGGGGGTCTATTAAGGTTAGACATGTTGGTAAATAATTTGGTTGTGGTAGAGTTAAAAGCAGTGGATGTAATGATATCTCTTTACAAAGCCCAGCTGCTGTCGTATTTGAAATTGGCTGGAATGCCTAAAGGATTGCTTATTAATTTTCATTGTGAAAATATAACAAAACACTTAGTTCCTCTGGTCACGGAAGATTTTGCCTTATTACCAAAAGATTAA
- a CDS encoding dolichol kinase codes for MNTNRLSKTLEAALNEQMTKEAHASQIYLSYAAWADSEGCGGIANFLFRHANEERNHMMKILEYILKRGGKVKITSIPAPPEDPKSIYNCFEKVFEHEVDNTQAIYRVAKMSHNEEDWATWNFMQWFVKEQTEEETLAMSLIDKIKIAGGEHADAASLYSLDRDLEKTPDDAPLAQDATAANPI; via the coding sequence ATGAATACTAACAGACTTTCTAAAACGCTGGAAGCAGCCTTGAATGAACAAATGACCAAGGAAGCACATGCTTCACAGATTTATTTATCTTATGCTGCATGGGCAGATAGCGAGGGTTGCGGGGGAATTGCAAATTTTCTTTTTCGTCATGCCAACGAAGAACGTAATCACATGATGAAAATTTTAGAATACATTCTGAAAAGAGGTGGTAAAGTAAAAATCACTTCCATTCCTGCTCCGCCAGAAGACCCTAAGAGTATATACAATTGTTTTGAAAAAGTATTCGAGCATGAAGTTGATAACACACAAGCTATTTACAGAGTTGCAAAAATGAGTCACAATGAAGAAGATTGGGCTACATGGAATTTTATGCAATGGTTTGTGAAAGAGCAAACAGAAGAGGAAACGCTTGCGATGAGTTTAATTGATAAGATCAAAATTGCCGGTGGAGAACACGCCGATGCCGCTTCTCTTTACTCACTTGACCGCGACCTTGAAAAGACACCTGATGACGCGCCTCTTGCACAGGATGCCACTGCTGCAAATCCGATATAA
- a CDS encoding Fe-S oxidoreductase, translated as MIASIIFCILFIGSGAFFYINAKKIRRNIFIGKDFPITDNKGERLKTMVLVALGQSKMVTRPISAILHIFVYVGFVLINIEVMEMFVDGITNSHRAFSFLGSFYNFLIGFFEILALLVFIGVVVFWLRRNVVKVKRFLNSELNGFPKLDANVILITEMVLMTALMLMNAADQNLQLRGNEHYHAAGSFPVSHFFAPMLSGLSDGSLIMIERTTWWLHIIGIFAFLNYLPYSKHLHILLAFPNTYFSNLKPKGQFNTLDAVTDVVAPNFDPAYVAKTDPNNPVRFGVKDVQDLGWKNLMDAYSCTECGRCTSACPQNMTGKKLSPRKIMMDTRDRMEEVGRNMDANKGVFVDDGKSLLGDYTTAEEVWACNTCNACVQECPINIDPLAIILEMRRYLVMEQSQSPSELNGMFTNIENNGAPWQFSPADRANWTNEA; from the coding sequence ATGATCGCTTCTATTATTTTTTGCATTCTATTTATTGGCTCTGGCGCTTTTTTTTACATCAACGCGAAAAAAATCCGGAGAAATATTTTTATTGGAAAAGATTTTCCTATCACCGACAACAAAGGCGAGCGCTTAAAAACAATGGTGCTGGTGGCGTTGGGACAGAGTAAAATGGTGACGCGTCCCATAAGTGCGATCCTTCATATTTTTGTTTATGTGGGATTTGTGCTTATCAATATCGAAGTTATGGAAATGTTTGTAGACGGTATTACCAACTCGCACCGTGCCTTCAGTTTTTTGGGTAGTTTTTATAATTTTTTGATCGGCTTTTTTGAAATTCTTGCGCTTCTTGTGTTTATTGGAGTGGTTGTTTTTTGGTTGAGAAGAAACGTGGTAAAAGTAAAACGGTTTTTGAATTCTGAATTAAACGGCTTTCCAAAGTTAGATGCCAATGTTATTTTAATAACGGAAATGGTTTTAATGACCGCCCTGATGTTGATGAATGCAGCCGATCAGAATTTACAGTTACGCGGTAACGAACACTATCATGCGGCCGGAAGTTTTCCGGTGAGTCATTTTTTTGCTCCTATGTTAAGCGGATTATCTGATGGCTCTTTAATCATGATTGAACGCACTACATGGTGGTTGCATATCATCGGTATCTTCGCGTTCTTAAATTACCTTCCTTATTCAAAACACCTTCACATTCTTTTAGCTTTTCCGAATACCTATTTTTCTAACCTAAAACCAAAAGGACAATTTAATACTTTAGACGCTGTAACGGATGTGGTAGCTCCAAACTTTGATCCTGCATACGTTGCCAAAACCGATCCTAATAATCCGGTGCGCTTTGGGGTGAAAGATGTTCAGGATCTCGGTTGGAAAAATTTAATGGATGCTTATTCCTGCACTGAGTGTGGAAGATGCACTTCTGCCTGTCCGCAAAATATGACCGGCAAAAAATTATCTCCTCGTAAGATCATGATGGATACACGAGATCGTATGGAAGAGGTTGGTCGTAACATGGATGCGAATAAAGGCGTGTTTGTTGATGATGGTAAATCTTTATTAGGCGATTACACAACAGCAGAAGAAGTGTGGGCTTGTAATACGTGTAATGCTTGTGTTCAGGAATGTCCTATAAACATTGATCCCCTGGCTATTATTTTAGAGATGCGTCGTTATCTGGTGATGGAACAAAGTCAAAGTCCTTCTGAATTAAATGGGATGTTTACTAACATTGAAAATAATGGCGCTCCGTGGCAGTTTTCTCCGGCAGATAGAGCGAATTGGACGAACGAGGCATAA
- a CDS encoding ABC transporter permease, translating into MKLSKEFKIGIVVVLAIGAFIWGVSFLKGANIFSDQYFLYAVYPEIDNLIPSNPVQINGYKIGQVKSISLIERGGKNQILVKFVITEDVNIPKNSIARVTSTDLLNSKAVEIIFVGKENGFVQNGDTLVAENAEGMKESVVRKLEPLQRKVESLISSMDTVMDVVNKVLNYKTRENISQSFESVRKAIFSLEQTAYKLDDLMATEKPKISSLLTNLNGITSNLNKNEVKITNILTNFSNLSDTLAKSQLKSAVSNADNTLKELNALLSKINQGQGTLGKLAKNDSLYNNLNNSAADLDKLLQDLKANPKRYVHFSLFGGKNKQSKTK; encoded by the coding sequence GTGAAATTATCTAAGGAATTCAAAATAGGTATAGTGGTGGTTCTTGCCATTGGTGCTTTTATCTGGGGAGTTAGTTTTTTAAAGGGCGCTAATATATTTTCAGATCAGTATTTTTTATACGCTGTTTACCCGGAAATCGACAATCTGATCCCTTCTAATCCTGTTCAGATTAATGGTTATAAAATCGGACAGGTAAAATCTATCAGCCTTATTGAAAGAGGTGGCAAAAATCAAATTCTCGTAAAGTTTGTCATTACAGAGGATGTGAACATTCCCAAAAACTCAATTGCCCGCGTAACGAGCACCGATCTTCTCAACAGTAAAGCCGTTGAAATTATTTTCGTTGGTAAAGAAAATGGTTTTGTGCAGAATGGTGATACACTCGTTGCTGAAAATGCAGAGGGTATGAAAGAATCGGTAGTGCGAAAACTTGAGCCTTTGCAACGTAAAGTAGAAAGCCTGATCAGTAGCATGGATACGGTAATGGATGTAGTGAACAAAGTTTTAAATTATAAAACGCGCGAAAATATCAGCCAGTCTTTTGAAAGTGTGCGTAAAGCGATTTTTAGTCTGGAACAAACCGCATATAAGCTTGATGATTTAATGGCGACTGAAAAACCTAAAATCTCTTCCCTGCTCACAAATCTTAACGGTATTACATCTAACCTCAATAAAAACGAAGTTAAGATTACAAATATCCTCACTAACTTCAGTAACCTTTCAGATACACTTGCTAAGTCTCAGTTAAAAAGTGCTGTCAGCAATGCAGATAACACTTTAAAAGAGCTTAATGCGTTGTTATCGAAGATTAACCAGGGACAAGGAACTTTGGGTAAACTTGCTAAGAACGATTCTCTTTACAACAACCTGAATAACTCGGCAGCCGATCTTGACAAGCTTTTACAGGATCTAAAAGCGAATCCGAAGAGATACGTACATTTCTCTTTATTCGGCGGAAAAAACAAACAATCTAAAACAAAATAA
- a CDS encoding RNA methyltransferase, which produces MTEKLKNEELNRLSVEAFKNAEKQPVVVVLDNVRSLNNVGSAFRTGDAFLIEEILLCGVTGTPPNKEIEKTALGATSTVAWSHFKSTAEALDYLKQKAYKVYAVEQAKNSIPLNKFSYSNEKIALVFGNEVYGVEQTVIDACEGVIEIPQAGSKHSFNISVSVGIVLWELLRGKV; this is translated from the coding sequence ATGACGGAGAAACTAAAAAACGAAGAATTGAACAGATTGAGCGTGGAAGCCTTTAAAAATGCGGAAAAACAGCCAGTTGTAGTGGTGCTTGACAATGTAAGAAGTTTAAACAATGTGGGTTCAGCTTTCAGAACAGGAGATGCTTTCTTAATTGAAGAGATTCTTTTGTGCGGCGTTACCGGCACACCCCCAAATAAAGAGATAGAAAAAACGGCTTTGGGTGCAACATCAACGGTTGCATGGTCACACTTTAAATCAACAGCGGAAGCCCTCGACTACCTGAAACAAAAAGCGTACAAAGTATATGCCGTAGAACAGGCAAAAAACAGCATTCCTTTAAATAAATTTTCTTATTCCAACGAAAAAATCGCCCTGGTATTTGGAAACGAAGTTTACGGTGTGGAGCAAACCGTTATAGATGCCTGCGAGGGGGTTATTGAAATTCCACAGGCGGGAAGCAAACACTCTTTTAATATTTCAGTGAGTGTAGGAATCGTGCTTTGGGAGTTATTGCGGGGGAAGGTGTGA
- a CDS encoding alpha/beta hydrolase, with protein sequence MKLEKKQVCIALQGGGAHGAFTWGVLDRLLEEDAIVAEAMCGTSAGAVNAVTCAYGLHIGGPAKAKELMEKLWHKVALSGSFLFKPSMFDQLYGGGDIHNSPGFMMFNTITQFLSPYNFNPLNYNPLRDVLNSLIDFEELKLYNKKKLFICATNVKTNRAKIFTNKEITVDSVLASACLPFLFQAVEIDGEYYWDGGYMGNPPISPLITNTNIRDIVLIKINSININSVPTSARDIADRVNEISFNSSLINEMKLIHYRNELIRNGILKTDNKTNREIFVHTISGYEALSQMSQSSKMNISWEFLLSLKEKGRQIAEKWIQTDYQNVGLKSTFDVEEHFFDKL encoded by the coding sequence ATGAAGTTAGAAAAGAAACAGGTATGTATCGCCTTGCAAGGTGGGGGAGCTCACGGAGCATTTACCTGGGGAGTATTGGACAGACTTCTTGAAGAAGATGCCATCGTTGCTGAAGCTATGTGTGGAACAAGTGCGGGAGCAGTAAACGCAGTAACCTGTGCTTACGGTTTACACATTGGGGGTCCTGCAAAAGCAAAGGAGCTCATGGAAAAACTCTGGCACAAAGTTGCACTGAGCGGAAGTTTTTTGTTTAAACCGAGCATGTTTGATCAATTGTATGGCGGCGGCGACATTCATAATAGTCCGGGCTTTATGATGTTTAACACTATCACGCAATTTCTTTCTCCCTATAATTTTAATCCTTTAAATTATAATCCTCTACGCGATGTATTAAATAGCCTGATCGATTTTGAGGAATTAAAATTATATAACAAGAAAAAATTATTTATCTGCGCCACAAACGTAAAAACCAATCGCGCAAAAATTTTTACGAATAAAGAAATTACCGTTGATTCTGTGCTTGCCTCGGCTTGTTTGCCTTTTTTATTCCAGGCTGTGGAAATCGACGGCGAATATTATTGGGACGGAGGTTATATGGGAAATCCACCGATATCGCCTTTGATTACCAATACAAATATTCGCGATATTGTTTTAATTAAAATTAATTCTATAAACATCAATTCTGTTCCAACAAGCGCGCGTGATATTGCTGATCGTGTGAATGAAATTTCCTTCAATAGTAGTTTGATAAACGAAATGAAATTGATTCACTACAGGAACGAATTAATACGAAATGGCATTTTAAAAACAGACAATAAAACTAACCGTGAGATTTTCGTTCACACTATTAGCGGGTATGAAGCATTGAGCCAAATGAGCCAGAGCAGCAAAATGAATATTTCGTGGGAATTTTTGTTGAGCCTCAAAGAAAAAGGCAGACAAATTGCAGAGAAGTGGATCCAGACCGACTATCAGAATGTGGGCTTAAAATCTACTTTTGACGTGGAAGAACATTTTTTCGATAAATTATAA
- a CDS encoding class III poly(R)-hydroxyalkanoic acid synthase subunit PhaC, with protein MENKIVEEFTNMSSKLLKSYTTLNQIDKVEIATSPKTAVYHEDKLTLYRYDRDTEPTFKTPVLIVYALVNTYKMLDLQPDRSYIKNLLDAGMDVYLIDWGFPSGTDRYLSMDDYVNGYINNCVDFMRKKHRLESINIMSICQGGTLSVIYASLYPGKVKNLVTHVTPIDFSTNDGLLFRWSKDMDFDLLVDGNRGLVPGSFLNEGFDMLKPMMKVQKQQALTNSLDDRDKLLNFLRMEKWIAESPDQAGECFRQFMKDLYQQNKLVKGELEVGGKKVNLKNLVAPLLNIYATEDHLVPPAATKPLNDLVGSKDKELYSFKGGHIGVFVGGKSQKELAPAVEAWLKKRDK; from the coding sequence ATGGAGAACAAAATTGTAGAAGAATTCACCAACATGAGCTCTAAATTATTAAAGAGCTACACAACCCTTAATCAAATTGATAAAGTGGAAATTGCAACCAGTCCCAAAACGGCTGTTTACCATGAAGACAAACTCACGCTATACCGTTACGACAGGGACACAGAACCGACTTTTAAAACACCGGTACTTATTGTGTATGCACTGGTGAATACTTATAAAATGCTGGATCTTCAACCGGATCGCAGCTATATCAAAAATTTGTTAGATGCGGGCATGGACGTGTATCTTATCGATTGGGGTTTCCCGTCGGGCACCGACCGTTACCTGAGCATGGACGACTATGTAAATGGCTACATCAACAACTGTGTGGATTTTATGCGTAAAAAACACCGTCTCGAAAGTATCAACATCATGAGCATTTGCCAGGGTGGAACTTTAAGCGTGATCTACGCGTCTTTATATCCCGGTAAAGTGAAAAACCTTGTAACGCATGTTACGCCTATTGATTTCAGCACAAACGACGGACTTCTTTTCCGCTGGAGCAAAGACATGGATTTTGATTTGTTAGTAGATGGCAACCGTGGCCTTGTTCCGGGCAGTTTCTTAAATGAAGGTTTTGACATGTTAAAACCAATGATGAAAGTTCAAAAGCAACAAGCACTTACTAATTCACTCGATGATAGAGATAAACTTCTTAATTTTTTAAGAATGGAAAAATGGATCGCTGAGAGTCCTGACCAGGCTGGAGAATGTTTTCGTCAATTTATGAAAGATCTTTACCAGCAAAATAAACTGGTAAAAGGTGAATTAGAAGTTGGTGGAAAAAAAGTAAATCTTAAAAATCTTGTAGCTCCGTTACTAAATATTTATGCAACCGAAGATCATTTGGTGCCACCTGCTGCAACCAAACCTTTAAATGATCTGGTAGGAAGCAAGGACAAAGAATTGTACAGTTTTAAAGGCGGACATATTGGCGTTTTTGTAGGTGGAAAGTCGCAGAAAGAATTAGCTCCGGCGGTTGAGGCCTGGCTTAAGAAAAGGGACAAATAG
- a CDS encoding CoB--CoM heterodisulfide reductase — MSLIKVYTMAEMIAKGETPEILFWVGCSGSFDDRAKKITKAIVKILNHVNIKFAILGSEEGCTGDPAKRAGNEFLFQMQAMQNISVLNGYEVKKIVTGCPHCFNTIKNEYPALGGNYEVIHHTQLVQGLIDSGKLTVQGGEYKGKKIVFHDPCYLGRGNNIYEAPREVIQKLDVELMEMKRSRAKGLCCGAGGAQMFKEAEKGTKEVNNERAEEALALNPDVIAVGCPFCNTMMTDGVKHFNKEDKTKVLDVAELIANANDL; from the coding sequence ATGAGTTTAATAAAAGTTTATACAATGGCAGAGATGATTGCCAAAGGCGAGACACCAGAAATTCTTTTTTGGGTAGGTTGTAGCGGAAGTTTCGATGACCGTGCTAAAAAAATAACCAAAGCCATTGTTAAGATTTTAAATCATGTAAATATTAAGTTTGCCATTCTCGGTTCTGAAGAGGGCTGTACCGGCGACCCGGCAAAGCGTGCAGGAAATGAATTTTTATTCCAGATGCAGGCAATGCAAAATATTTCTGTGTTAAACGGTTACGAGGTAAAAAAAATCGTAACGGGTTGTCCGCATTGTTTTAATACCATTAAAAATGAATACCCGGCTTTAGGTGGAAATTATGAAGTTATTCATCATACACAACTAGTGCAGGGACTTATAGACTCTGGTAAATTAACTGTACAGGGCGGAGAATACAAAGGCAAAAAAATTGTTTTCCACGATCCCTGTTATTTGGGAAGAGGAAATAACATTTACGAAGCACCACGCGAAGTAATTCAAAAGCTGGATGTGGAATTAATGGAAATGAAACGCAGCCGCGCTAAAGGTCTTTGCTGTGGTGCAGGCGGCGCACAAATGTTTAAAGAGGCTGAAAAAGGTACCAAAGAAGTAAACAACGAACGCGCCGAGGAAGCACTGGCATTAAATCCGGATGTTATCGCCGTAGGTTGTCCGTTTTGCAATACCATGATGACGGATGGTGTGAAACATTTCAATAAAGAAGATAAAACCAAAGTACTCGATGTGGCTGAGCTCATCGCAAATGCCAACGATCTTTAA
- the aspA gene encoding aspartate ammonia-lyase has protein sequence MKINNSSRIEHDFIGEKEIPENVYYGVQTARALENFNITGIPVSKEPLFIKAFGWVKKAAAMANRDCGILDPKLAEAIIFAADKIIAGEFDNQFVIDMIQGGAGTSMNMNTNEVIANIGLEYLGHQKGQYDFLHPNNHVNCSQSTNDTYPTALRLALYEKIHHYTSTIGELEKAFLRKGKEFNHILKMGRTQLQDAVPMVLGQEFDGFANTIDQDIKRLKEAQALLTTCNMGGTAIGTKINTPKDYPVMVTQYLADISGIPVTLSEDLIDASSDTGDYVQLSGTLKRSVLKISKICNDLRLLSSGPRCGINEINLPPMQPGSSIMPGKVNPVIPEVVNQTAFYVIGADVTITMAAEAGQLQLNVMEPVIGFSLFTSLEYMSNAVNTLIVKCVNGITANEKVCTDFVMNSIGIVTSLNPILGYEICSAITREALDTGKSVHTIVVNERRLITQQKWDEVYSFDNMVNPKLIGK, from the coding sequence ATGAAAATAAATAATTCCAGCCGTATCGAACATGATTTTATCGGCGAAAAAGAAATTCCAGAAAACGTGTATTATGGCGTGCAAACAGCCAGAGCACTGGAGAATTTTAACATTACAGGCATTCCCGTTTCTAAAGAGCCCCTTTTTATTAAAGCTTTCGGATGGGTGAAAAAAGCGGCCGCTATGGCAAACCGCGATTGCGGAATTCTCGATCCAAAGTTGGCAGAGGCTATTATTTTCGCCGCCGATAAAATCATTGCCGGCGAATTCGACAACCAGTTTGTGATTGATATGATTCAGGGCGGCGCAGGCACTTCCATGAACATGAACACCAATGAAGTTATTGCCAATATTGGATTAGAATATTTGGGACACCAAAAAGGCCAATACGATTTTCTTCATCCCAACAATCACGTAAACTGTTCGCAGTCTACTAACGACACTTACCCTACCGCTTTACGTCTCGCCCTCTACGAAAAAATACATCACTATACTTCCACCATAGGAGAATTAGAAAAAGCTTTTTTAAGAAAAGGAAAAGAGTTTAACCACATTTTAAAGATGGGAAGAACACAACTTCAGGATGCCGTGCCTATGGTGTTGGGACAAGAGTTTGATGGCTTTGCAAATACAATCGATCAGGACATTAAACGCTTAAAAGAAGCCCAGGCCCTTTTAACCACCTGTAACATGGGAGGTACTGCCATCGGAACAAAAATAAACACACCCAAAGACTATCCTGTGATGGTAACCCAATATCTTGCCGACATTAGTGGCATTCCCGTTACACTTTCAGAAGATTTAATTGACGCAAGTTCAGACACTGGAGATTATGTGCAGCTATCCGGAACTTTAAAACGCAGTGTTCTCAAAATTTCGAAGATCTGTAATGACCTGCGTTTATTGTCTTCCGGACCACGTTGCGGCATCAATGAGATAAATCTTCCACCTATGCAACCCGGCTCTTCTATTATGCCAGGAAAAGTAAATCCCGTTATTCCGGAAGTGGTAAATCAAACTGCTTTTTATGTGATTGGCGCTGACGTAACAATAACCATGGCTGCAGAAGCTGGTCAACTCCAATTAAATGTCATGGAACCTGTTATAGGATTTAGTTTATTTACTTCGTTAGAATATATGAGTAACGCTGTTAATACACTTATTGTAAAATGCGTTAATGGAATAACGGCAAACGAAAAAGTTTGTACCGATTTTGTAATGAATAGCATTGGCATTGTTACTTCTTTAAATCCGATTCTTGGCTACGAAATCTGTTCGGCTATAACAAGAGAAGCGCTTGACACCGGGAAATCAGTACACACCATTGTTGTAAATGAACGCCGATTAATTACACAACAAAAATGGGATGAAGTCTATTCATTCGACAATATGGTAAATCCTAAACTGATCGGAAAATAA
- a CDS encoding helicase — protein MDYAQILSNFNIASLNDMQKATLEAVSTSKDVVLISPTGSGKTLAFLLPFVELLDKNKEGVQAIIIVPTRELAQQIETVFKQMGTGFKISCCYGGHSTQIERNNLLEAPAVLVGTPGRLSHHIRKKNLFLSKTDYLILDEFDKSLESGFQDEMSFIIKTIQNPKKRILTSATSISDIPSFVGIKEPKVLNFTTEEKQGKGTLYYKSVKCEQDEKLNALLLLLGKINSQSTIVFCNHREAVSRISEELSRLKIAHGFYHGGLEQIDREKMLIKLRNGSINLLISTDLAARGLDIPEIEAVIHFQLPLTEDAMIHRNGRTARMHADGTVYFMLEGEDYLPPFLQIKPEEEKLPKKIVSPQSSLWKTLYISAGKKDKVNKMDIVGMLLQKGGLKKEELGKIEVLDHSSYAAIKSDKIVKTLNLVRDERIKNKKVKMEIAS, from the coding sequence ATGGATTACGCGCAAATTCTCTCCAATTTCAATATAGCTTCTTTAAACGACATGCAAAAAGCAACTTTAGAGGCTGTCTCAACTTCTAAAGATGTTGTCTTAATTTCCCCTACAGGATCGGGAAAAACGCTGGCTTTTTTACTTCCTTTTGTAGAACTGCTTGATAAAAATAAAGAAGGTGTGCAGGCAATTATCATCGTGCCCACCCGCGAGCTGGCCCAGCAAATAGAAACGGTATTTAAACAAATGGGAACAGGCTTTAAAATTTCCTGTTGTTACGGGGGGCACTCTACTCAGATTGAGCGCAACAATTTATTAGAAGCACCCGCCGTATTGGTTGGTACACCAGGACGTTTATCACATCATATCCGCAAGAAAAATTTATTTCTTTCTAAAACAGATTATTTAATTCTTGATGAATTTGATAAATCACTTGAATCAGGCTTTCAGGATGAGATGTCTTTCATCATTAAAACTATTCAAAATCCTAAAAAACGCATTCTAACTTCGGCTACTTCTATTTCTGATATTCCTTCTTTTGTGGGTATTAAAGAACCGAAAGTTTTAAATTTTACTACCGAAGAAAAACAAGGTAAAGGAACTTTGTATTACAAGTCCGTTAAATGCGAACAGGATGAAAAATTAAATGCCTTACTTCTTTTATTGGGCAAAATAAATTCTCAGTCCACCATTGTTTTTTGCAATCACCGCGAAGCCGTTAGCCGGATTTCGGAAGAGTTAAGCAGGTTAAAAATAGCACATGGTTTTTATCACGGTGGCTTAGAGCAGATCGATCGTGAAAAAATGCTCATCAAATTGAGGAATGGAAGTATTAATCTTTTAATATCCACCGACCTTGCTGCGCGAGGCCTCGACATTCCGGAAATCGAAGCAGTTATTCATTTTCAGTTGCCTCTTACCGAAGACGCCATGATTCACCGCAACGGGCGCACAGCACGGATGCATGCAGATGGCACCGTGTATTTTATGCTGGAAGGCGAAGATTATTTGCCCCCATTCTTACAAATAAAACCAGAAGAAGAAAAGCTTCCTAAAAAAATCGTGTCCCCACAATCCAGTCTCTGGAAAACACTTTACATTTCTGCAGGAAAAAAAGACAAAGTAAATAAAATGGATATTGTAGGAATGCTTTTACAAAAGGGGGGACTCAAAAAAGAAGAGCTTGGTAAAATTGAAGTGCTAGATCACTCTTCTTACGCCGCCATCAAAAGCGACAAAATCGTAAAAACTTTAAATCTCGTGCGCGACGAAAGAATAAAAAACAAAAAAGTAAAAATGGAGATTGCGAGCTAG
- the queG gene encoding tRNA epoxyqueuosine(34) reductase QueG, which yields MQSLIYSRTALIKSEAKRLGFDFCGISKADFLEEEAPRLEKWLKESKHGQMAYMENYFDKRLDPRLLVEGAKSVVSLLYNYYPSQTPTTNSPKISKYAYGQDYHEVIKNKLHEFLSTLKEKIGEISGRAFVDSAPVLDKAWAKKSGLGWIGKNSNLISKQQGSFFFIAELIVDLELEYDGPIKDYCGTCTKCIDACPTEAIVAPYVVDGSKCISYLTIELKEAIPEEFKTKMDNWAFGCDVCQDVCPWNSFSMPHKEPLFTNSSFLNFSEVEWSDMTEETFQLVFKNSAVKRTKYKGLKRNLDFIRPK from the coding sequence TTGCAAAGTCTTATCTATAGTCGCACTGCCCTCATTAAGTCTGAAGCCAAAAGGCTCGGTTTTGATTTTTGTGGAATTTCAAAAGCGGATTTTTTAGAGGAAGAGGCCCCGCGACTCGAAAAATGGTTGAAAGAGTCCAAACACGGACAAATGGCCTACATGGAAAATTATTTTGACAAGCGCCTCGATCCACGTTTATTGGTAGAAGGTGCAAAGTCTGTTGTTTCTCTTTTATATAATTATTATCCATCGCAGACTCCAACCACTAATTCTCCTAAAATAAGTAAGTATGCTTACGGACAAGATTACCATGAAGTGATTAAAAATAAGCTGCATGAATTTCTTTCTACTCTAAAAGAAAAAATCGGAGAAATAAGTGGACGCGCTTTTGTAGATAGCGCTCCCGTACTTGATAAAGCCTGGGCCAAAAAAAGCGGACTCGGTTGGATTGGAAAAAATTCAAACCTCATCAGCAAACAACAAGGTTCTTTCTTTTTTATCGCCGAATTAATAGTTGATCTCGAATTGGAGTACGATGGGCCGATTAAAGACTATTGCGGCACTTGCACAAAATGCATTGATGCTTGTCCCACCGAAGCCATTGTAGCGCCCTACGTGGTTGATGGCAGTAAATGTATTAGTTATCTCACCATTGAATTAAAGGAAGCTATTCCCGAAGAGTTTAAAACAAAAATGGATAACTGGGCTTTTGGTTGCGACGTTTGCCAGGATGTTTGTCCGTGGAACAGTTTCAGCATGCCGCACAAAGAACCCTTGTTTACTAATTCTTCTTTTCTAAATTTTTCAGAAGTAGAATGGAGTGATATGACCGAAGAAACATTTCAATTGGTCTTCAAAAATTCAGCTGTTAAGCGAACGAAGTATAAGGGACTGAAACGGAATCTTGATTTCATCCGGCCAAAATAA